One Rhodoferax sp. GW822-FHT02A01 genomic window, ATCGGGCCGGGACGCAATTCCACCGGCTGGGCACCCAGCTCCAGGGCGCGGTTGTACGCATGGTGTGAATCCTTGACGCGGAACGCCATGCCGCAGGCGCTGGGTCCGTGTTCGGCAGCGAAGTAGCCGGCCACAGATTTGGGCTCGCGGTTGACAATGAAGTTGATATCGCCTTGCCGATACAGCACGACGTTCTTGGAGCGATGCCTGGCCACCAGCTGAAAACCCATGCGCTCAAAAACCGGCTCGATCACACCAGCCAGCGGGGAGGCGAACTCCACAAATTCAAAGCCCATCAGGCCCATGGGGTTCTCGAACAAATCAGTCGTTTTCGTGGTCATGGCAAGCTCCTCGGGAGTAGTGTTAGATATAGGCAAATTGTGGCCAAAGCGGAATGCAAACGGTATGCATGTTTTCTGTCAATTGCGACGTTTGTGCATAATTCGTGCATGAATATCAAAAGTACAGACGATTCATTGCTTGATAGCTTTGACATCAGCCTTTTTGCTGCATTGCAGCGAGACGCGTACGCCACCCACCAGCAGATCGGCGAGCGGGTGCATTTGTCCGCATCCCAGGTGAGCCGACGGGTGCAGCGCTTGCAGGCAGGAGGCTTCATCCGCCGCTATGTGGCGCTGCTGGAACCCAAAGTGTTGGGCCTGGGTGTGCGGGCGATGAGCTATGTCACGCTGACCCGCCACGGGGGTGACGAAGGCATTGCCTTCGAGAAAGAGATTGGCACCATTGCCGAAGTGCTGGAGTGCTACTCGGTGGCTGGCGAGTCGGACTACATCCTGCACATCGTGTGTGCGGACCTGGGGCAACTGTCAGAGCAGGTGCTGCGGCGCATTACCCGCATCCAGGGTGTAGGCAGTATCCGCTCAAACATCGTTCTCAACTGCATCAAGAGCAGTACCGAGCTGCCTCTTGATCATTTGAAGCGCTAGCCGCCCATGCCCATCCTGTATTCCTACTTTCGCAGTTCGGCCGCCTACCGTGTGCGCATCGCGCTCAACCTCAAGGGGCTTGCCTTCGACACGATCCCTGTGCATTTGCTCAAGGACGGTGGCATGCAGCACGCGCCGGCCTATGCCGATATCAACCCGTCCCATCTGGTGCCCACGTTGATTGATCAGGGCCTGCCAATGGGCCAGTCATTGGCCATCATGGAATACCTGGACGAGGTGTATCCCGATCCGCCACTGCTGCCTGCAGATGCCGCTGGTCGCGCCAAGGTGCGCGCACTGTCCCAACTGATTGCCTGTGACATCCATCCCTTGAACAATCTGCGCGTGCTGCACTACCTTGAGCATGATTTGGCCGTTGACGCTTCCGCCAGGGCTGCCTGGTACCAGCACTGGGTCACGCTGGGCTTTGAGGCTCTGGAGCGCATGCTGCAAACGCGGCCCCAGGCAAGCATCTTCTGCATCGGTGATGTCCCCGGTATGGCAGAGTGTTGCTTGGTGCCGCAGATGTACAACGCCAGGCGGTTCCAGGTCCCGCTGGATGCCTACCCCCGGCTACGCAGCGTGGAGGCTGCCTGCCAGCAACTGGATGCATTCCAGAGGGCGGCGCCGCACATGCAGCCTGACGCCCAGTAACGCGCCGCGCCGCAAGATGTCAGGGCATCATGCGGCGGCC contains:
- a CDS encoding Lrp/AsnC family transcriptional regulator — translated: MNIKSTDDSLLDSFDISLFAALQRDAYATHQQIGERVHLSASQVSRRVQRLQAGGFIRRYVALLEPKVLGLGVRAMSYVTLTRHGGDEGIAFEKEIGTIAEVLECYSVAGESDYILHIVCADLGQLSEQVLRRITRIQGVGSIRSNIVLNCIKSSTELPLDHLKR
- the maiA gene encoding maleylacetoacetate isomerase, giving the protein MPILYSYFRSSAAYRVRIALNLKGLAFDTIPVHLLKDGGMQHAPAYADINPSHLVPTLIDQGLPMGQSLAIMEYLDEVYPDPPLLPADAAGRAKVRALSQLIACDIHPLNNLRVLHYLEHDLAVDASARAAWYQHWVTLGFEALERMLQTRPQASIFCIGDVPGMAECCLVPQMYNARRFQVPLDAYPRLRSVEAACQQLDAFQRAAPHMQPDAQ